One window of Nostoc sp. C052 genomic DNA carries:
- the pgl gene encoding 6-phosphogluconolactonase → MNKTIEVLPDQPALVARALKLILSKLETAIEQRGQFTIALSGGSTPKPLYEAIATQKLPWDKIHIFWGDERYVPPDHPDSNELMTRRAWLDRVDIPAANIHPVSTLEANPELAAAKYEQHLKEFFNSPGVEFPALDVVLLGMGDDAHTASLFPHTEALKVRDRLVTVGNKDGNPRITFTYPFINSARSVIFLVAGANKRPALAQIFAPVADDFTYPSRLIRPQGELWWLLDAAAGLEIQQ, encoded by the coding sequence ATGAACAAAACCATTGAAGTTCTACCGGATCAGCCGGCGCTGGTTGCACGAGCGCTAAAATTAATTCTGTCTAAGCTAGAAACTGCCATTGAGCAGCGTGGGCAGTTTACCATCGCCTTGTCTGGTGGCAGTACACCTAAACCGTTATACGAAGCGATCGCTACTCAAAAATTACCTTGGGATAAAATTCATATATTCTGGGGAGATGAGCGCTACGTACCACCAGATCACCCCGATAGCAATGAACTGATGACGCGTCGTGCATGGCTAGATCGTGTTGATATCCCAGCAGCTAACATTCACCCCGTATCGACTTTAGAAGCCAATCCAGAGCTAGCTGCTGCCAAGTATGAACAACATCTCAAAGAATTTTTCAATTCTCCTGGGGTTGAGTTTCCCGCGTTGGATGTAGTATTACTAGGAATGGGTGATGATGCACATACTGCATCTTTGTTTCCCCACACAGAGGCTCTCAAAGTACGCGATCGCCTAGTTACTGTCGGTAACAAAGACGGAAACCCCAGGATCACTTTCACCTACCCCTTCATCAACTCTGCTCGCAGCGTAATTTTTCTGGTTGCTGGTGCTAATAAACGACCAGCTTTAGCGCAAATCTTTGCACCTGTGGCCGATGATTTCACTTACCCATCCCGCTTAATTCGGCCCCAAGGAGAACTTTGGTGGCTGCTGGATGCAGCAGCAGGTTTGGAAATCCAACAATAA
- the rph gene encoding ribonuclease PH — translation MAWQRPDGRLPYELRPISFYPNFTRFAPGSVLARCGDTQVLCTVSVNKGVPKFLEGTGKGWLTAEYRMLPSATQKRQERELLKLSGRTQEIQRLIGRSLRAAVDFEALGERTLTVDADVLQADAGTRTTAITGSFVALAHAVSKLLQEGVLERSPLCGQVAAVSVGLLEEEPFLDLNYIEDVSATVDFNVVMNQHLGIIEVQGTAEEGSFSRTQLDKLLDVAQKGIQELLIAQREAIADWESLFVIN, via the coding sequence ATGGCTTGGCAGCGTCCTGATGGTCGTCTTCCCTACGAACTACGTCCGATCAGCTTTTACCCCAATTTCACCCGCTTTGCCCCTGGTTCTGTTCTCGCAAGATGCGGTGATACTCAGGTACTTTGTACTGTTAGCGTTAATAAGGGAGTTCCAAAGTTTCTTGAAGGAACTGGTAAAGGCTGGTTAACTGCTGAGTACCGGATGCTACCATCTGCTACCCAAAAACGGCAAGAAAGGGAATTATTGAAATTATCTGGACGGACGCAAGAAATTCAACGTTTAATTGGACGTAGCTTACGCGCAGCAGTGGATTTTGAGGCACTGGGAGAACGCACGCTGACTGTTGATGCTGATGTGTTGCAAGCGGACGCTGGAACTCGGACAACAGCTATTACAGGCTCATTTGTGGCGTTGGCTCATGCGGTTTCTAAATTGTTGCAAGAGGGCGTGTTGGAGCGATCGCCTCTGTGTGGTCAGGTTGCAGCAGTTTCCGTAGGATTACTGGAGGAAGAGCCATTTTTGGATCTTAATTACATAGAAGATGTGTCTGCAACAGTAGATTTTAACGTGGTAATGAATCAACATCTGGGAATCATTGAAGTCCAAGGAACAGCCGAAGAAGGCAGCTTTAGCCGTACTCAGTTGGATAAATTGCTAGATGTGGCCCAAAAAGGAATTCAGGAATTGTTAATTGCCCAACGCGAAGCGATCGCAGACTGGGAAAGTTTGTTTGTGATTAATTAG
- a CDS encoding nucleoside monophosphate kinase yields MRLVILGGSGSGKSTQAQRLCRHFDIPLISTGEILREAISGDQRLPEFRWLEGDPRTSLSVYASLSELGYHAQPYMQKGELVPDEMIVELIRIRLRQPDINCDWVLEGYPRTAFQAEELDFLLDDLGQKLDWAIYLQVPEAVMVSRSLGRSLPDDQPEIVQRRVELFYDRTIPILEYYDRRRCLLTINGDQSPEMVQQNILTLLSIP; encoded by the coding sequence GTGAGATTGGTGATTCTGGGAGGTTCAGGATCGGGGAAAAGCACTCAAGCACAAAGGCTTTGCAGACACTTTGATATTCCTCTGATTTCTACAGGCGAGATTTTACGGGAAGCAATATCTGGAGATCAGCGCCTACCGGAATTTCGATGGTTGGAAGGCGATCCCCGAACTTCTCTTTCGGTTTACGCTAGCTTGAGTGAACTAGGTTACCATGCACAGCCCTACATGCAGAAAGGTGAGTTAGTTCCAGACGAAATGATTGTTGAATTAATCAGAATACGCCTCAGACAACCAGATATTAACTGCGATTGGGTGTTAGAAGGTTATCCCCGTACTGCCTTCCAAGCTGAAGAATTAGATTTTTTATTGGATGATTTAGGGCAAAAGCTAGATTGGGCAATTTATCTCCAAGTTCCAGAAGCGGTAATGGTTAGTCGATCCTTGGGGCGATCGCTACCAGATGACCAACCAGAAATCGTGCAGCGCCGTGTAGAATTATTCTACGATCGCACCATTCCCATCTTAGAATACTACGACCGCCGTCGCTGCTTATTGACCATCAACGGCGACCAATCACCAGAAATGGTGCAGCAAAATATTTTGACTCTGCTTTCAATTCCTTAG
- a CDS encoding P-loop NTPase family protein: MVAQLETQSINSTLTLAYPVEGLVQVFTSSHRNFFTSVMAQSLRIAGQGTTVLIVQFLKGGIRQGQDRPVQLGQNLDWIRCDLPRCIDTPHLDDTENQALQKLWQYTQQVVCESKYSLVVLDELSLAINFGLIPETEVLAFLAKRPPHVDIILTGPEMPKSLLDVADQITEIRRSYRP; the protein is encoded by the coding sequence ATGGTTGCCCAGCTAGAAACTCAAAGTATCAATTCAACTCTCACCCTAGCATATCCAGTTGAAGGGCTAGTACAAGTTTTCACTAGCTCTCATCGCAATTTTTTTACGAGCGTCATGGCTCAATCACTGAGAATAGCTGGACAAGGAACAACAGTATTAATAGTCCAGTTCCTCAAAGGAGGAATTCGTCAAGGACAGGATCGACCTGTACAACTAGGACAAAATTTAGATTGGATTCGCTGTGATTTGCCTCGTTGTATCGATACACCACATCTAGATGATACGGAAAACCAAGCTTTACAAAAGCTGTGGCAGTATACACAACAAGTAGTATGTGAGAGCAAGTATTCTCTCGTAGTATTAGATGAGTTAAGTTTAGCGATTAACTTTGGTTTAATTCCTGAAACGGAAGTTTTAGCATTTTTGGCAAAACGCCCTCCCCACGTCGATATTATTCTTACAGGGCCAGAGATGCCTAAGTCTCTCTTGGATGTGGCAGATCAAATTACAGAAATTCGCCGCAGTTATCGACCTTAA
- the dcd gene encoding dCTP deaminase — MSQQGLISPFEPSLIRKVQKDESVAVQPVISYGLSSYGYDIRLSSAEFRIFRHIPGTVVDPKNFNPQNLEPTALHTDPSGSYFILPAHSYGLGVALEKLEVPENITVICIGKSTYARCGIIANLTPAEAAWRGHLTLEFSNSSSADCRIYANEGVVQLLFLEGEPCAISYETRQGKYQDQLEIVTLAKV, encoded by the coding sequence ATGTCTCAACAGGGTTTAATTTCGCCCTTTGAGCCAAGTTTAATCCGAAAAGTGCAAAAAGATGAGTCTGTAGCAGTTCAACCTGTAATTAGCTATGGTTTATCTTCTTATGGCTACGATATACGCCTTTCTTCGGCTGAGTTCCGCATTTTCCGCCACATTCCTGGAACTGTAGTTGATCCCAAAAACTTTAATCCCCAGAATCTAGAGCCAACAGCACTGCATACAGATCCCAGTGGCAGTTATTTTATTTTACCTGCCCATTCCTATGGTCTGGGGGTTGCTCTAGAAAAACTGGAGGTTCCTGAGAATATTACCGTAATCTGTATAGGTAAATCTACGTATGCGAGATGTGGGATAATTGCAAATTTAACACCTGCTGAAGCTGCATGGCGAGGTCATTTAACTTTAGAGTTTTCTAATTCTTCTAGTGCTGATTGTCGTATTTACGCTAATGAAGGCGTGGTGCAATTACTATTTTTAGAAGGTGAACCCTGCGCTATTAGTTATGAAACTCGTCAGGGAAAATATCAGGATCAGCTAGAAATTGTGACGTTAGCAAAGGTATAA
- a CDS encoding DUF6745 domain-containing protein, with product MMANGRVPNKPVLQRPKESHEPVSAEVARKLILEHRAWDGMRVLGHLDLSSALALYNLPENLTCESIDISDCVNLTTLPKGLHVTYWIELAGSGITSLSAGHGFVLRWRGVQVNDAFGGLRLRVAFESQSITGQDILNIENVELRRVLIERLGYETFLQQVGGLIRDRDRDVGGERQLVYIPFDDDEPLMVLKVTCPSTGHIHILRVPPDMQSCHQAAAWIAGFDNPDDYNPAIET from the coding sequence ATGATGGCAAATGGACGCGTGCCAAATAAACCAGTTTTGCAGCGCCCCAAGGAAAGTCACGAGCCTGTATCGGCTGAAGTTGCTCGAAAACTTATCCTTGAGCATCGCGCCTGGGATGGTATGCGTGTTTTGGGTCATCTAGATTTAAGCAGTGCGTTGGCTCTTTACAATCTGCCTGAAAATCTAACCTGTGAAAGTATTGATATCAGCGATTGTGTAAACCTCACTACGCTTCCCAAAGGACTCCATGTTACTTATTGGATCGAGTTGGCGGGAAGTGGAATTACCAGTCTATCTGCGGGGCATGGTTTTGTCTTACGGTGGCGAGGCGTGCAGGTAAACGATGCCTTCGGCGGGCTGCGCCTACGCGTTGCCTTTGAATCCCAGTCAATCACCGGGCAGGATATTCTCAATATAGAGAATGTTGAGTTGCGCCGCGTACTGATTGAACGTTTGGGATACGAAACATTTTTGCAGCAAGTGGGAGGATTGATCCGCGATCGCGATCGAGACGTTGGTGGAGAACGCCAACTAGTTTACATTCCTTTTGACGATGACGAGCCGCTTATGGTCTTGAAAGTCACTTGTCCCTCTACAGGACATATTCATATCCTGCGCGTTCCACCTGATATGCAAAGTTGTCATCAGGCAGCCGCCTGGATTGCAGGCTTTGATAATCCAGATGATTATAACCCTGCGATCGAGACTTAA
- a CDS encoding rRNA large subunit pseudouridine synthase E: protein MTNHYRYIIFYKPYGVLSQFTKDAPTHSTLKDYIDVPDVYPVGRLDWDSEGLLLLTNDGQLQHRLAHPRFGHKRTYWVQVERIPDASAIQRLQTGVEIQDYRTQPAEVMLLPEEPQLPERTPPIRFRKNIPTAWLEMTLTEGKNRQVRRMTAAVGFPTLRLVRVSIAHLKLDDLQLGQWRDLTASELQFLHNFSKSKNFPSKANFSK, encoded by the coding sequence ATGACTAATCATTACCGATATATTATTTTTTACAAACCTTATGGTGTTCTTAGCCAATTTACAAAAGATGCTCCCACCCACAGCACCCTCAAAGACTATATTGATGTGCCTGATGTCTATCCTGTAGGACGTTTAGACTGGGATAGTGAAGGATTGCTACTGTTAACAAACGATGGACAATTGCAACATCGCCTTGCCCATCCGCGTTTTGGTCATAAACGTACTTACTGGGTACAGGTAGAGCGAATTCCAGATGCTTCTGCTATCCAAAGGTTGCAAACAGGTGTGGAAATTCAAGATTACCGCACTCAACCAGCAGAAGTTATGCTTTTACCCGAAGAACCACAGTTACCTGAACGCACACCGCCGATTAGATTTCGCAAAAATATACCGACAGCTTGGCTAGAAATGACTTTGACAGAGGGAAAAAACCGCCAAGTACGTCGGATGACTGCGGCTGTAGGGTTTCCGACTTTGCGACTGGTCAGGGTCAGCATAGCTCACCTAAAATTAGATGACCTACAATTGGGTCAATGGCGCGATCTCACTGCATCTGAACTCCAATTTCTACATAATTTCAGTAAATCGAAAAATTTTCCCTCAAAGGCAAATTTCTCTAAGTAG
- a CDS encoding phosphodiester glycosidase family protein, with protein sequence MPSSKMCRRSFLFLGGAVLAQGLTLALPATAQTVQVKRGKVNGFSFYQTIIDLTDPKTFITIGLANNATLANTNQKTSGDEEFNNLVARHRAAVVANGTFFAKNSQKTVMGNMVAAGRFLKYSQWENFGTTLGLRVGNKPEMVTARVDGKPQWNQHWLSITCGPRLLRQGQIWLKPDVEGFKDPHVLGTGDRTAIGFPADGTKLFLINFDSGLTLQQEAQVMKAIGCYEAMNLDGGASKAFAASGKILVPAGRPLTNVIVVYDSKNPAPVDLQQSWVRFQKGDRPIIPGA encoded by the coding sequence ATGCCAAGTTCTAAGATGTGCCGACGGTCTTTTTTGTTTTTAGGAGGTGCTGTCTTGGCACAAGGATTAACATTGGCACTCCCCGCAACCGCTCAAACTGTACAGGTGAAGAGGGGGAAGGTAAATGGTTTCTCTTTTTATCAAACTATTATTGACCTTACTGATCCCAAAACTTTCATTACTATTGGTTTAGCCAATAATGCAACTTTGGCTAATACTAATCAAAAAACTAGTGGTGATGAAGAATTTAACAACCTAGTGGCTCGTCATCGCGCTGCTGTCGTTGCTAATGGTACTTTTTTTGCCAAGAATTCTCAGAAAACAGTGATGGGTAATATGGTAGCGGCAGGGAGATTCCTGAAATACAGCCAGTGGGAAAATTTTGGCACTACTTTGGGGTTACGAGTTGGCAATAAACCGGAGATGGTGACAGCACGGGTTGATGGTAAACCGCAATGGAATCAACATTGGTTGTCTATCACCTGCGGGCCTCGGCTGTTGAGACAGGGACAAATTTGGCTGAAGCCGGATGTTGAGGGATTTAAAGATCCTCATGTTTTAGGTACTGGCGACCGAACTGCGATCGGGTTTCCTGCTGATGGTACAAAGCTATTTTTGATAAATTTTGATAGTGGTTTAACTTTACAGCAAGAAGCGCAAGTGATGAAAGCGATCGGCTGTTACGAAGCGATGAACTTAGATGGTGGTGCATCAAAAGCCTTTGCTGCTAGTGGTAAAATTTTAGTCCCCGCTGGACGCCCACTAACTAATGTGATTGTTGTTTATGATAGCAAGAATCCTGCTCCTGTTGATTTACAACAGTCATGGGTAAGGTTTCAAAAAGGCGATCGCCCCATAATACCTGGTGCTTAA
- the nblS gene encoding two-component system sensor histidine kinase NblS, with protein sequence MLSLLKTIRDAIASWWSEFTLQTKLLAVATMVVSLVMSGLTFWAVNTIQQDARMNDTRFGRDLGLLLAANVAPLVADNNLTEVAQFSQRFYSSTSSVRYMLYADETGEIFFGIPFWEAEVENSLTIKRRIQLPEDYPGNDEKPMVRQHTTPDGIVTDVFIPLIVNQKYLGVLAIGINPNQTAVISTNFTRDVTIAVFITIWVMVILAGVINALTITKPIKELLVGVKQIATGNFKQRIDLPLGGELGELILSFNEMGERLERYEEQNIEELTAEKAKLETLVSTIADGAVLIDNNMQVILVNPTAQRIFGWEAADVVGNNVLHHLPPSVQMEITRPLYEMAAGECESAEFRIFINQPTPRTIRILLTTVLNLQRESIKGIAITIQDITREVELNDAKSQFISNVSHELRTPLFNIKTYIETLHDYGEDLALQERQEFLQTVNHETDRLTRLVNDVLDLSKLESGRSYSFDGVDLAQAIEQTLRTYQLNAKDKGVELLQEVAPNLPLVLGNYDLLVQVFGNLIGNALKFTKASGKVVIRAYQLDFKPSHTQSAPVRIEISDTGIGIATEDQHSIFERFFRVENRVHTLEGTGLGLSIVRNIIDRHRSKVHLVSEVGVGTTFWFDLATFEEKVAPIQVEPIAEASNIITA encoded by the coding sequence ATGCTAAGTCTGTTAAAAACAATTCGAGATGCGATCGCTAGTTGGTGGTCTGAGTTCACACTCCAGACTAAACTGCTGGCTGTAGCCACAATGGTAGTTTCCTTGGTAATGAGTGGTTTGACTTTCTGGGCTGTGAATACAATTCAGCAGGATGCGCGGATGAATGACACCCGCTTCGGTCGTGACTTAGGACTGCTGCTTGCTGCCAACGTTGCCCCCTTGGTCGCTGACAATAATCTCACCGAGGTTGCCCAATTTTCCCAACGTTTCTATAGCAGCACCTCTAGTGTGCGTTATATGCTTTACGCCGATGAAACTGGGGAAATATTTTTTGGCATTCCTTTTTGGGAAGCCGAGGTAGAAAATTCCCTCACCATTAAGCGGCGGATACAACTGCCAGAAGATTACCCTGGTAATGACGAAAAACCAATGGTGCGGCAACACACAACCCCAGATGGGATAGTCACCGATGTATTTATTCCTCTGATCGTCAATCAGAAATACTTAGGTGTATTAGCGATCGGTATCAATCCCAATCAAACTGCTGTTATCTCCACCAATTTTACCCGCGATGTCACCATTGCTGTTTTTATCACGATTTGGGTAATGGTGATTTTGGCAGGAGTGATTAACGCCTTAACCATCACCAAGCCCATTAAAGAACTGCTAGTGGGAGTAAAGCAAATTGCCACCGGGAATTTTAAGCAACGCATTGATTTACCTTTAGGGGGCGAACTGGGGGAATTAATTTTAAGCTTTAACGAAATGGGAGAGCGATTAGAGCGTTATGAAGAACAGAATATTGAGGAACTGACCGCAGAAAAAGCCAAGTTAGAAACCCTAGTTTCAACAATCGCAGATGGTGCTGTGTTGATTGATAACAACATGCAGGTGATTTTAGTCAACCCCACAGCACAACGGATTTTTGGCTGGGAAGCCGCTGATGTAGTAGGTAACAATGTCTTACATCACTTACCCCCATCTGTACAAATGGAAATCACCCGTCCCTTGTACGAAATGGCAGCAGGGGAATGCGAAAGCGCCGAATTCCGAATTTTTATTAACCAACCCACCCCCCGAACAATCCGCATTCTCTTGACTACAGTACTCAACCTGCAAAGGGAAAGCATCAAAGGCATTGCGATTACTATTCAAGATATAACCCGTGAAGTAGAACTAAACGATGCAAAAAGTCAATTTATCAGCAACGTTTCTCACGAACTGCGAACGCCTCTATTTAACATCAAAACTTATATTGAAACCCTGCATGACTACGGCGAAGACTTAGCTTTACAAGAACGGCAAGAGTTTTTGCAAACCGTGAACCATGAAACCGATCGCTTAACCCGCCTAGTTAACGATGTTTTGGATTTGTCAAAACTCGAATCTGGTCGCAGCTACAGCTTCGACGGCGTAGATTTAGCCCAAGCGATCGAGCAAACCCTACGTACTTACCAACTCAATGCAAAAGATAAAGGTGTTGAACTGCTTCAGGAAGTTGCCCCTAATTTACCGCTAGTTTTAGGTAATTACGATCTGTTAGTACAAGTGTTTGGCAATCTGATTGGCAATGCCCTTAAATTCACAAAAGCCAGTGGTAAAGTAGTAATCCGTGCCTACCAACTAGATTTCAAGCCCAGTCATACCCAATCTGCTCCAGTGCGGATTGAAATTTCTGATACTGGAATTGGCATCGCCACAGAAGATCAACACTCAATTTTTGAACGCTTCTTTCGCGTCGAAAACCGAGTTCACACTCTAGAAGGCACTGGTTTAGGTTTATCGATTGTCAGAAACATCATTGACAGACATCGTAGTAAAGTTCATCTAGTGAGTGAAGTCGGCGTTGGTACTACCTTTTGGTTTGATTTAGCTACCTTTGAGGAGAAAGTAGCACCCATACAAGTTGAGCCTATTGCCGAAGCATCCAACATCATCACAGCTTAA